A region of Pseudarthrobacter sp. NIBRBAC000502770 DNA encodes the following proteins:
- a CDS encoding universal stress protein, translating to MAPAKPIAVGISETSAANAALMWAAARANRLHCPLAVVNVVDDRWMAAEVLPYLEVLRESGLGLLKEAGEKATAAQPGLEVSLQLLEGGVGAALGDYSKNASMLVIGTSGHNRGALTDRALQAAATAECPVAVIGDGQSEGRGILVGVDGSREATQAVAFAAAEADALGEELTILYAFTGPNRWIAAGLPQSSFATHVVEEERIVLSETEAGLRQDYPDLAVHTVMETVLEPADALLRAAAGARLLVLGSRGKGAFGRFVLGSTAHAVLTQPPCPTVITRMHKQHDG from the coding sequence ATGGCACCTGCCAAGCCAATCGCCGTCGGCATCTCAGAAACTTCCGCGGCCAATGCTGCCCTGATGTGGGCAGCTGCCCGGGCCAACCGGCTCCACTGCCCGCTCGCCGTCGTGAACGTTGTTGACGACCGTTGGATGGCAGCAGAAGTCCTGCCGTACCTGGAAGTCCTGCGTGAATCCGGCCTTGGGCTGCTGAAGGAGGCCGGCGAAAAGGCCACCGCCGCCCAACCGGGCCTGGAGGTCTCGCTGCAGCTCCTCGAAGGCGGCGTGGGGGCTGCACTGGGTGATTATTCCAAGAATGCCTCCATGCTTGTCATCGGGACCAGCGGGCACAACCGCGGCGCCCTGACGGACCGGGCGCTCCAGGCGGCTGCAACGGCCGAGTGCCCCGTGGCCGTCATCGGCGACGGCCAGTCGGAGGGCCGCGGCATCCTGGTCGGCGTGGACGGGTCACGGGAGGCAACCCAGGCAGTAGCGTTTGCGGCCGCCGAAGCTGACGCGCTGGGCGAGGAGCTGACCATTCTCTACGCTTTCACCGGCCCCAACCGGTGGATCGCTGCAGGACTCCCGCAGAGCAGCTTCGCCACCCATGTGGTCGAGGAGGAACGGATCGTGCTGTCCGAAACAGAAGCCGGCCTCCGGCAGGACTATCCGGACCTCGCGGTACACACCGTCATGGAAACCGTGCTGGAACCGGCGGACGCCCTGCTGCGCGCTGCCGCCGGCGCCCGGCTGCTGGTCCTGGGAAGCCGCGGAAAAGGTGCCTTCGGGAGGTTCGTCCTGGGGTCCACGGCGCATGCCGTGCTCACCCAACCACCGTGCCCCACCGTGATCACCCGGATGCACAAGCAACACGACGGCTGA
- a CDS encoding HAD-IC family P-type ATPase, with protein MRRSRDGLSTAEVGERTAAGRVNSVPTATSRSAGEIIQANVFTLFNAVVGGCFILLLVLGQWRDALFGLSAVSNSLIGIIQEYRAKRSLDQLAILQAARNMVVRNGAREVISSEDLVPDDLVLLNAGDQVTADLLLIGNSPLEVDESLLTGESEPVPKQDGAVLLSGSLILAGNGQATVLRVGPETSAYRLAAEARRFSLVTSEIRRSLEKVFTVITWLLLPVALLLTNAQMQDQGGWGGAMGSGRWVPAVVGAVAGIMAMIPLGLLLMTSVAFAVGGLRLARQKVLIQELAAVEVLARVDVLCLDKTGTLSSGSMVFDAVHHTGDVCPPGWRRAVEWFGASPDASSTAAAIGAAFPAEIPLTEQDSVPFSSARKWSSVTFAPESAAPGTWVLGAPDSVLGSPGCGKVHGMAVALASTGLRTLALAHLPGPLPPDAAGTDLPPELVPVLLLTFRESIRADAAATLDYFRRQGVTVKIISGDDPRTVAALARGVGFGTGTAYDARTLPGDPLLLEEVVESQDLFGSVTPSQKRDLVQALKRRGHTVAMTGDGVNDVLALKEADLGIAMDSASPATKAVARMVLLDGRFERLPAVVDEGRRAISNIERVSLVFLSKTVYATVISVVTGILLLAFPFLPRQLSALDGLTIGLPAFFLALQPGGQRYAAGFLRRSLTFAVPAGTCTALCVLAVSAYGQLWGGHSLASAQSAATITLGLVAAWILVMASRPLNWTKVLILAGMYAGLVLLFSLPLTQDFFRVEWPPSGLLAVSVAVAVAGCLAIEIVGRFTRRPSTPARGTGLGPLALEPDSREGDGGTAGQRDGPAST; from the coding sequence ATGCGCCGTTCCCGGGACGGGCTCTCCACCGCCGAAGTAGGTGAGCGGACCGCTGCCGGGCGCGTCAACAGTGTGCCGACGGCAACCAGCAGGAGTGCCGGCGAGATCATCCAGGCGAATGTGTTCACCCTCTTCAATGCGGTGGTGGGAGGGTGTTTCATCCTGCTGCTGGTTTTGGGCCAGTGGCGGGACGCGCTCTTCGGCCTGTCAGCAGTCAGCAACTCACTGATCGGCATTATCCAGGAGTACCGGGCCAAGCGGTCCCTCGACCAGCTGGCCATATTGCAGGCAGCCAGGAACATGGTGGTCCGGAACGGTGCCCGGGAAGTCATCTCCTCGGAAGATCTGGTTCCTGATGACCTCGTTTTGCTCAATGCCGGAGACCAGGTCACGGCAGACCTGTTGCTCATCGGCAACAGCCCGCTCGAAGTTGACGAGTCCCTGCTGACCGGCGAATCCGAGCCCGTCCCCAAACAGGACGGGGCCGTCCTGCTGTCCGGTTCACTGATCCTCGCGGGAAACGGGCAAGCCACCGTGCTCCGGGTTGGACCTGAAACGTCCGCTTACCGGCTGGCCGCCGAGGCACGGCGGTTCTCCCTGGTCACGTCGGAGATCCGCAGGAGCCTGGAGAAGGTCTTCACCGTCATCACCTGGCTGCTCCTGCCCGTTGCCTTGCTGCTCACTAATGCGCAGATGCAGGACCAGGGCGGTTGGGGCGGAGCGATGGGATCGGGACGGTGGGTACCGGCGGTCGTGGGAGCCGTCGCCGGCATCATGGCCATGATTCCCCTGGGGCTCCTCCTGATGACCAGCGTGGCGTTTGCCGTGGGCGGGCTTCGGCTTGCCCGCCAGAAAGTCCTGATCCAGGAACTCGCCGCCGTGGAAGTACTGGCACGGGTGGACGTCCTCTGCCTGGATAAAACGGGCACACTGTCCTCCGGCTCCATGGTCTTCGATGCCGTCCACCACACCGGGGACGTCTGCCCACCCGGGTGGCGGCGGGCGGTGGAATGGTTTGGCGCAAGCCCGGACGCGAGCAGTACCGCTGCGGCGATCGGGGCAGCCTTTCCTGCCGAGATTCCGCTCACGGAGCAGGATTCAGTCCCGTTCTCCTCCGCCCGGAAGTGGAGTTCGGTGACGTTCGCGCCGGAATCCGCCGCTCCCGGAACGTGGGTCCTCGGAGCCCCCGACTCGGTGCTCGGCTCCCCTGGCTGCGGCAAGGTGCACGGCATGGCGGTGGCCCTCGCATCCACCGGGCTGAGGACGCTGGCACTGGCACATCTCCCGGGACCGCTGCCGCCGGATGCCGCAGGGACTGACCTGCCGCCGGAGCTGGTGCCGGTCCTGCTGCTCACCTTCCGTGAGAGCATTCGTGCCGACGCCGCGGCAACGCTGGATTACTTCCGCCGGCAGGGGGTTACCGTCAAGATCATCTCCGGTGACGATCCCCGGACGGTGGCAGCGCTGGCCCGCGGGGTGGGCTTTGGAACCGGGACTGCCTACGACGCACGGACGCTTCCCGGCGATCCGCTCCTGCTGGAGGAAGTCGTCGAGTCCCAAGACCTCTTCGGAAGTGTGACGCCATCCCAGAAGCGGGACCTGGTCCAGGCCCTGAAGCGACGGGGACATACCGTGGCAATGACCGGGGACGGAGTGAACGACGTCCTGGCCCTCAAGGAGGCGGACCTGGGAATCGCCATGGACTCGGCGTCGCCTGCGACCAAGGCCGTGGCACGTATGGTCCTCCTCGACGGGCGTTTCGAAAGGCTGCCCGCTGTAGTGGACGAGGGACGCCGCGCCATCAGCAACATCGAACGCGTCTCCCTGGTCTTCCTGAGCAAGACCGTCTACGCAACGGTCATCTCCGTGGTCACCGGCATCCTGTTACTGGCCTTTCCGTTCCTGCCGCGCCAGCTTTCCGCCCTGGACGGCCTGACCATCGGCCTGCCGGCGTTCTTCCTGGCCCTGCAGCCAGGCGGCCAGCGCTACGCCGCCGGGTTCCTGCGGCGTTCCCTGACCTTCGCGGTCCCGGCAGGAACCTGCACGGCCCTGTGCGTCCTGGCGGTCAGCGCATATGGGCAGTTATGGGGCGGACACAGCCTTGCGTCCGCGCAGTCTGCGGCCACCATAACCCTGGGACTGGTGGCGGCGTGGATCCTGGTGATGGCATCGCGCCCCCTCAACTGGACCAAGGTGCTGATCCTCGCCGGGATGTACGCGGGACTGGTCCTGTTGTTCAGCCTCCCATTGACGCAGGACTTCTTCCGGGTGGAGTGGCCGCCCTCCGGACTCCTTGCCGTGTCCGTTGCGGTTGCGGTTGCCGGGTGCCTGGCCATCGAAATTGTTGGCCGTTTCACCCGCCGGCCGTCCACGCCTGCCCGCGGAACAGGGCTGGGACCTTTGGCTCTGGAACCGGATTCCCGGGAAGGGGATGGTGGAACTGCCGGGCAACGCGATGGACCGGCATCCACCTGA
- a CDS encoding Hsp20/alpha crystallin family protein, translating into MNDLMKWFDNRRSPMDVIERLFEGDVGTSAIRVEEMVDGNTLVVRAELPGVDPEKDVDVTVTDGVLTIKGERQEKKEHKDKDSYRSEFRYGSFVRRIPLPSGVQQGDITASYKDGVLEVRAPMPDQGQAAAASKIPISRG; encoded by the coding sequence ATGAATGACCTGATGAAATGGTTCGACAACCGCCGCTCCCCCATGGACGTCATCGAACGCCTTTTTGAAGGCGATGTGGGGACGTCCGCCATCCGGGTTGAAGAGATGGTGGACGGCAATACGCTGGTGGTGCGCGCCGAACTGCCCGGCGTCGATCCGGAGAAGGACGTGGACGTGACGGTCACCGACGGCGTCCTGACGATCAAAGGCGAACGGCAGGAAAAGAAGGAACACAAGGACAAGGACAGCTACCGTTCCGAGTTCCGCTACGGTTCGTTTGTCCGGCGGATTCCCCTCCCAAGTGGAGTTCAGCAGGGCGACATAACGGCATCGTACAAGGATGGAGTCCTTGAAGTCCGGGCGCCAATGCCGGACCAGGGACAGGCAGCCGCGGCGTCGAAGATCCCCATTAGCCGGGGTTAG
- the ppsA gene encoding phosphoenolpyruvate synthase, translated as MSAAAESSVTVANVVWIEDTGIADIPSVGGKNASLGELSRALQSAGVRVPEGFATTAAAYRAFLAANNLEPRIKMHMEEQRAGTLTLRQAGAAIRELFLQATFPESIAADIQEHYRNLCQRVGQPAVSVAVRSSATAEDLPDASFAGQQETFLNVAGERGVLDACRRCYASLFTDRAISYREMKGYGHMDVALSVGVQHMVRSDVGASGVMFSLDTESGFPGVVVISAAWGLGETVVQGTINPDKYQVFKGLLADQRFSPVIEREIGAKERKMVYSQGGDARTRMVDTTEREQRSLVLNDTEVVLLARWAVAVEDHYGRAMDMEWAKDGVTGELFMVQARPETVQARRSTSSFRTYHLAKPGRVLVTGAAIGDSIAKGRACVVQDAKDIESFVDGSVLVTRMTDPDWVPIMKRAAGIITDHGGPTSHAAIVSRELGVPAVVGSRNATEVLSDGVEVTLSCAEGEEGRVYEGLLEFSVEDVDMHALPATRTAVMINIASPAAAFKWWRLPAAGVGLARMEFIINNLVRIHPMALVHPEKVADPEEAALIRQLTSGYPDPQEYFIDVLATGIAKIAAPFHPKPVIVRLSDFKSNEYSHLIGGSAFERAEENPMLGFRGASRYYSSHYREGFALECRALKRVRERAGFGNVIVMVPFCRTVREADQVIEAMEEQGLVRGQEGLQLYMMCEIPSNVVLAGEFAKRFDGFSIGSNDLTQLVLGVDRDSEELAGLFDERDPAVMSMIAQAISKAHAAGIKIGICGQGPSNHPDLAEFLVREGIDSVSLNPDTYVRTLPVIAAAEAALAKGQ; from the coding sequence ATGAGTGCCGCCGCAGAATCCTCCGTTACAGTCGCGAACGTCGTATGGATCGAGGACACCGGAATCGCGGACATCCCCTCCGTGGGAGGAAAGAACGCCTCCCTCGGGGAGCTCAGCCGGGCCCTCCAATCCGCAGGAGTCAGGGTTCCCGAAGGGTTCGCTACCACGGCGGCCGCCTACCGGGCATTCCTTGCTGCCAATAACCTGGAGCCCCGGATCAAGATGCACATGGAGGAACAGCGCGCCGGGACCCTCACGCTGCGCCAGGCGGGGGCCGCGATCCGTGAACTCTTCCTGCAGGCAACCTTCCCGGAAAGCATCGCCGCAGACATCCAGGAGCACTACCGGAACCTCTGCCAACGGGTCGGGCAGCCCGCGGTTTCCGTTGCGGTCCGCAGCAGCGCCACAGCGGAAGACCTGCCGGATGCCAGCTTTGCCGGGCAGCAGGAAACCTTCCTTAACGTGGCCGGCGAGCGCGGGGTGCTCGACGCGTGCCGGCGCTGCTACGCCTCGCTGTTTACGGACCGGGCCATCAGCTACCGCGAAATGAAGGGCTACGGCCACATGGACGTTGCCCTGTCCGTCGGCGTGCAACACATGGTCCGTTCGGACGTTGGCGCATCCGGCGTGATGTTCTCGCTCGATACCGAATCCGGATTCCCCGGCGTGGTGGTTATCAGTGCGGCCTGGGGACTGGGGGAGACAGTGGTGCAGGGGACCATCAACCCGGACAAGTACCAGGTCTTCAAGGGGCTCCTCGCAGACCAGCGCTTCAGCCCGGTCATCGAGAGGGAGATCGGGGCCAAAGAACGCAAGATGGTCTACAGCCAGGGCGGGGATGCCCGGACCCGGATGGTCGATACTACGGAGCGGGAGCAGCGCTCGCTGGTGCTGAATGACACGGAAGTGGTCCTGCTGGCCCGGTGGGCAGTGGCCGTAGAAGACCACTACGGCCGTGCGATGGATATGGAGTGGGCCAAGGACGGCGTGACCGGCGAACTCTTCATGGTGCAGGCCCGGCCGGAAACGGTGCAGGCGCGCCGGAGCACGTCCAGCTTCCGCACGTACCACCTGGCAAAGCCCGGCCGGGTCCTCGTCACAGGAGCAGCAATCGGCGACTCCATCGCCAAAGGCCGGGCATGCGTGGTCCAGGATGCAAAGGACATCGAGTCCTTTGTTGATGGCTCCGTGCTGGTCACCCGGATGACTGACCCGGACTGGGTGCCCATCATGAAGCGGGCCGCGGGCATCATCACCGACCACGGCGGTCCAACCAGCCACGCAGCGATCGTCAGCCGCGAATTGGGGGTGCCCGCCGTCGTGGGGTCCCGCAACGCCACCGAGGTGCTTTCCGACGGCGTCGAGGTCACCTTGTCCTGCGCGGAAGGCGAGGAGGGCCGCGTCTACGAGGGGCTGTTGGAGTTCTCCGTGGAAGACGTGGACATGCATGCACTGCCAGCCACCCGCACGGCCGTGATGATCAACATTGCGAGCCCGGCGGCAGCCTTCAAGTGGTGGCGTTTACCCGCCGCCGGCGTGGGCCTGGCCCGCATGGAGTTCATCATCAACAACCTGGTCCGCATCCACCCGATGGCACTGGTCCATCCCGAAAAAGTTGCGGATCCGGAAGAGGCCGCCCTGATACGGCAGCTCACCAGCGGCTACCCGGATCCGCAGGAGTACTTTATCGACGTGCTGGCAACCGGAATAGCCAAGATCGCGGCGCCCTTCCACCCCAAGCCGGTGATCGTCCGGCTCAGCGACTTCAAGAGCAACGAATACAGCCACCTCATTGGCGGCAGTGCTTTCGAGCGTGCAGAGGAAAATCCCATGCTGGGGTTCCGCGGCGCCTCACGCTACTACAGCAGCCACTACCGTGAAGGGTTCGCACTCGAGTGCAGGGCCCTCAAACGCGTGCGGGAACGGGCTGGATTCGGCAACGTCATTGTCATGGTTCCGTTCTGCCGCACCGTGCGCGAGGCGGACCAGGTCATCGAGGCGATGGAGGAGCAAGGGCTGGTCCGCGGCCAGGAAGGGCTCCAGCTCTACATGATGTGCGAAATCCCGTCCAACGTGGTCCTGGCCGGGGAATTCGCCAAGCGTTTTGACGGCTTCTCCATCGGGTCCAACGATCTCACCCAGCTGGTGCTGGGTGTGGACCGCGACTCCGAGGAGCTTGCTGGATTGTTCGATGAGCGGGACCCGGCAGTGATGTCCATGATTGCCCAGGCGATCAGCAAGGCCCACGCCGCCGGCATCAAAATCGGAATCTGCGGACAGGGGCCCAGCAACCATCCGGACCTGGCGGAGTTCCTGGTCAGGGAGGGAATCGACTCGGTGTCCCTGAATCCTGATACCTACGTCAGGACGCTGCCCGTCATTGCGGCAGCGGAGGCAGCCCTGGCCAAGGGGCAATAA
- a CDS encoding cation-transporting P-type ATPase: protein MRTAEGLSSAEAAQLLKQAGPNQLPTEKPVSQWRKLWGEMTHFFALMLWCAAALAFIADMPQLAVAIIVVVIVNGVFAHIQQERAQHAAAKLRGLLPADVLARRDGKVRKVHASELVVGDVVLLSAGDRVPADVVLLTAQACAVDESMLTGESDPVPKSAGDQAWGGTFLVNGYGEAAVAATGAKTRLAGIAALTSAAVPPPTPLSLELRRIVRVTAGMALGIAAVFFLASLLVGFQWRDSFLFSIGVAVALVPEGLLPTVTLSLAMGAQRMASRKGLVRNLEAVETLGSTTFICTDKTGTLTQNRMNAVEVFTADGAIEVAGDGYSPEAHIEGRGVEKAAQAALAARTASQGRAELHDGQWRAQGDPMEAAMDVLARRLTGTVSGPVPSRRFPFDPARRRESAIVGQDLFCKGAPETVLPVCESVPGPVRDQVDVMANRGLRVIAVARRRLGGAPGTWQSAAAAELETGMELLGLIGLQDPPRPDVGDVIRTARQAGLRVAMITGDHPATAAAIARQIGLTGTPEYVLEGAALPEDDQVLGALLDRDGVVVSRVSPEQKLRVARALQSRGHVVAMTGDGVNDGPALREADIGVAMGLSGTDVAREAADLVLLDDHFGTIVAAIEQGRATYANIHRFLTYHLTDNVAELTPFVIWALSGGHFPLALGVLQILALDIGTDLLPALALGAEPPGRRVLTRPPERRHLMDRRLIIRVFCILGPVEAAVEMAVFSAVLAGGGWTRGRDPQVPLLMAASGAAFTAVVLGQLANAFACRSATVPPWKLGWGTNRLLVWAVLAEAAILGACLYLPSLAALLGQSPPPPEGLLLALLAAPAVLLADWMHKSVRGRLRRTKDQSL from the coding sequence GTGAGGACCGCTGAGGGCCTGAGCTCAGCGGAGGCCGCGCAACTCCTGAAACAGGCAGGCCCCAACCAGCTCCCCACTGAGAAACCCGTATCCCAGTGGCGGAAGCTCTGGGGCGAGATGACGCACTTCTTCGCCCTCATGCTGTGGTGCGCCGCCGCGCTGGCCTTCATCGCGGACATGCCGCAACTGGCAGTGGCGATCATCGTCGTCGTCATAGTCAACGGGGTGTTCGCCCACATCCAGCAGGAACGCGCCCAGCACGCCGCCGCGAAACTGCGGGGACTGCTGCCGGCGGACGTACTGGCCCGGCGGGACGGAAAGGTGCGAAAGGTCCACGCCAGTGAACTGGTGGTGGGAGATGTGGTGCTGCTGTCTGCCGGCGACCGCGTACCGGCAGATGTGGTCCTCTTGACTGCCCAGGCCTGCGCGGTGGACGAATCGATGCTGACGGGCGAAAGCGACCCGGTGCCCAAATCCGCAGGGGACCAGGCCTGGGGCGGCACCTTCCTGGTCAACGGTTACGGGGAGGCCGCCGTCGCCGCAACAGGCGCCAAGACCAGGCTCGCGGGGATCGCCGCCCTCACCAGCGCTGCCGTTCCGCCACCAACGCCCCTGTCCCTGGAATTGCGGCGGATTGTCCGGGTTACGGCGGGCATGGCATTGGGCATCGCGGCGGTCTTCTTCCTGGCATCGCTGCTGGTGGGTTTCCAGTGGCGCGATTCGTTCCTGTTCTCCATTGGCGTTGCCGTAGCGCTGGTGCCGGAAGGACTCCTGCCCACCGTCACGCTGTCCCTGGCCATGGGCGCCCAGCGCATGGCATCGCGCAAGGGACTGGTCCGCAACCTCGAAGCAGTGGAAACCCTGGGCTCAACCACTTTTATTTGCACGGACAAAACCGGGACCCTGACGCAGAACCGGATGAACGCCGTCGAAGTCTTCACGGCCGACGGCGCCATCGAGGTGGCAGGGGATGGGTATTCCCCTGAGGCGCACATCGAAGGCCGTGGCGTCGAGAAAGCTGCCCAGGCCGCGCTCGCCGCCCGCACCGCTTCCCAGGGCCGTGCCGAGCTCCACGACGGACAATGGCGTGCCCAGGGTGATCCGATGGAAGCGGCCATGGACGTCCTGGCACGCAGGCTGACGGGCACAGTGTCCGGGCCCGTGCCGTCGCGGCGGTTCCCGTTCGATCCTGCCCGGCGCAGGGAGTCAGCGATCGTGGGGCAGGACCTTTTCTGTAAAGGTGCCCCGGAAACCGTCCTTCCCGTGTGTGAGTCCGTTCCTGGCCCGGTCAGGGACCAGGTGGACGTGATGGCGAACCGGGGCCTGCGCGTCATTGCGGTGGCCCGCCGGCGGCTTGGAGGCGCCCCTGGAACATGGCAGTCCGCCGCCGCAGCGGAGCTTGAAACGGGCATGGAACTGCTGGGCCTGATCGGGCTGCAGGACCCGCCGCGGCCGGATGTCGGGGACGTGATCCGCACAGCCCGGCAGGCAGGTCTAAGGGTGGCCATGATTACCGGGGACCATCCGGCCACCGCCGCCGCGATCGCCCGGCAGATTGGTTTGACGGGAACGCCGGAATACGTACTGGAAGGCGCAGCACTGCCGGAAGACGACCAGGTGCTCGGAGCGCTCCTGGACCGTGACGGAGTGGTGGTCAGCAGGGTTTCACCCGAGCAAAAACTTCGGGTCGCGAGGGCCCTGCAGTCCCGCGGGCACGTGGTAGCCATGACCGGCGACGGCGTCAACGACGGCCCGGCCCTGCGTGAAGCCGACATCGGGGTGGCCATGGGCCTGAGCGGAACCGACGTGGCGCGCGAAGCCGCGGACCTGGTCCTCCTCGATGACCACTTCGGCACCATTGTGGCCGCCATCGAACAAGGCCGGGCAACGTACGCCAACATCCACCGTTTCCTCACCTACCACCTCACCGACAACGTGGCCGAACTGACCCCCTTCGTCATCTGGGCGCTCTCCGGCGGCCACTTTCCGCTGGCCCTGGGTGTCCTCCAGATCCTCGCCCTGGACATCGGCACCGACCTGCTGCCGGCGCTCGCCCTGGGTGCCGAGCCGCCGGGGAGGCGCGTGCTGACCCGACCGCCCGAACGCCGGCACCTCATGGACCGGCGCCTGATCATCCGCGTGTTCTGCATCCTGGGCCCGGTGGAAGCGGCAGTCGAAATGGCCGTGTTCTCCGCTGTCCTGGCAGGCGGCGGCTGGACCCGGGGGCGGGACCCGCAGGTGCCCTTGCTGATGGCCGCTTCCGGGGCCGCCTTCACCGCCGTCGTCCTGGGACAACTCGCCAACGCCTTTGCCTGCCGGAGCGCAACGGTGCCCCCATGGAAACTGGGCTGGGGAACGAACCGGCTCCTGGTCTGGGCCGTGCTCGCAGAAGCTGCCATCCTGGGGGCGTGCCTGTACCTGCCGTCGCTCGCTGCGCTGCTGGGCCAGTCCCCGCCGCCCCCCGAAGGGCTCCTCCTCGCCCTCCTGGCAGCCCCCGCTGTCCTGCTGGCGGACTGGATGCACAAATCCGTCCGGGGGCGCCTGCGCCGCACCAAGGACCAAAGCCTCTGA
- a CDS encoding universal stress protein translates to MNAETGAKPVIVGVDGSEYSSAALRYAGTLAARLGTRLEVISCVGMPDYLVMSRLEGADRQFTARLEDAAGRLVEDALGRAFSGDRPENIDVTIKFGPPAKVLVEESRRAQMLVVGRHGEGGLLKAAMGSVSKACAAHSNCPVLLVGQEADAV, encoded by the coding sequence ATGAACGCAGAAACAGGGGCCAAGCCCGTCATCGTGGGTGTGGACGGTTCTGAATACTCCTCCGCCGCGCTTCGCTACGCGGGCACGCTTGCAGCCCGTCTGGGCACCCGCCTCGAAGTCATCTCCTGCGTCGGGATGCCTGACTACCTGGTGATGTCACGCCTGGAAGGGGCGGACCGGCAATTCACCGCCAGGCTTGAGGATGCGGCGGGCCGGCTGGTTGAGGACGCCCTGGGCCGGGCCTTTTCCGGCGACCGGCCCGAAAACATCGACGTCACCATCAAGTTTGGACCACCGGCAAAGGTGCTGGTGGAGGAGAGCCGGCGGGCGCAGATGCTGGTGGTGGGACGGCACGGCGAGGGCGGCCTGCTGAAGGCAGCCATGGGCTCGGTCAGCAAGGCCTGCGCCGCCCACTCCAACTGCCCGGTACTCCTGGTAGGGCAGGAGGCGGACGCCGTGTGA